A single region of the Malaclemys terrapin pileata isolate rMalTer1 chromosome 2, rMalTer1.hap1, whole genome shotgun sequence genome encodes:
- the LOC128832540 gene encoding probable 2-ketogluconate reductase, producing the protein MAKQEQPGLLILEIGGVCGVLEGHVELLKKHFHLITMNEFLKNKERLSEKIKSVFIYENRPVVDRELLQSLPHLKVIANSGVGVNHLDLKLISSFGVKVTNTPHAVSDSTADLGMALMLASARRLVEGCQIAVSPQTECFAADWLGDEVTGATLGIIGMGSIGYKVAKRVKAFEMKILYHNRNQRKEEEEQAVGARYCEKMEDLLQQSDFVILVVNLTPQTHKFIGKRELELMKPTATLINISRGAVVDHDALVEALQNGIIKAAALDVTYPEPLPRDHPLLKLKNIIITPHIGTATVQATRMMTEEAVTNIQAVLNGLPIPSEVIPQ; encoded by the exons ATGGCAAAGCAAGAGCAGCCTGGTCTTTTGATCCTTGAAATAGGAGGTGTATGTGGTGTGCTGGAAGGCCATGTGGAGCTCTTGAAGAAACACTTTCACCTTATCACCATGAACGaatttcttaaaaacaaagaaagattGAGTGAAAAGATCAAATCTGTTTTCATATATGAAAACAGACCAGTTGTTGACCGGGAGCTCCTCCAGAGCCTACCTCACTTAAAGGTGATTGCAAACTCTGGGGTAGGAGTGAATCACTTGGACTTAAAATTGATTTCGAGCTTTGGAGTTAAAGTGACCAATACTCCACATGCTGTTTCTGACTCTACAGCAGACCTTGGGATGGCCTTGATGCTAGCATCTGCCAGAAGGCTAGTGGAAG GTTGTCAGATTGCAGTTTCTCCACAGACTGAGTGTTTTGCTGCTGACTGGCTGGGAGATGAAGTCACTGGGGCTACTCTCGGTATCATCGGCATGGGCAGCATTGGGTATAAGGTGGCCAAGAGGGTCAAagcttttgaaatgaaaattctgtACCACAACAggaaccagag AAAAGAAGAGGAGGAACAGGCTGTTGGTGCTCGCTACTGTGAAAAGATGGAAGACTTGCTCCAGCAATCTGACTTTGTGATACTGGTCGTGAACCTGACACCTCAGACACACAAATTCATTGGGAAACGGGAGTTAGAGCTGATGAAACCCACTGCTACTCTCATTAACATCAGCAGAG GTGCAGTAGTTGATCATGATGCATTGGTGGAAGCTCTCCAAAATGGGATTATTAAGGCTGCAGCTTTGGATGTGACATACCCTGAACCTCTGCCAAG AGATCATCcattattaaaattaaagaaCATTATCATAACTCCTCACATTGGAACTGCTACAGTCCAAGCCACCCGTATGATGACAGAAGAAGCAGTAACAAATATacaggctgttctcaatggtctCCCCATTCCTAGTGAAGTGATCCCTCAGTGA